A single Agrococcus sp. ARC_14 DNA region contains:
- a CDS encoding 3-hydroxyacyl-CoA dehydrogenase family protein gives MTEQQIDDTDAVVGAGAPERVGVLGGGRMGAGIAHAFVLAGSQVIIVERDAAAADAARGRVTESLRASVERGWSEPLVELEGRITVALDVDAFTDSGLVIEAVPEDEGLKADALARVEAVLADRAALASNTSSISIDRLAARLTRPERFLGLHFFNPVPASALVEIVLGDASAPALANDARAWVEALGKTPVTVHDAPGFASSRLGVALGLEAIRMVEEGVASPGDIDAAMELGYKHPAGPLRTTDIVGLDVRLGIAEQLHRDLGERFAPPQLLRDMVAEGRLGKKAGRGFYDWTAP, from the coding sequence ATGACCGAGCAGCAGATCGACGACACGGATGCCGTGGTCGGCGCAGGCGCGCCCGAGCGCGTCGGGGTGTTGGGCGGCGGCCGCATGGGTGCCGGCATCGCGCACGCCTTCGTGCTGGCCGGCAGCCAGGTGATCATCGTCGAGCGCGACGCCGCCGCGGCCGACGCCGCCCGCGGCCGCGTGACCGAGAGCCTGCGCGCGAGCGTCGAGCGCGGCTGGTCCGAGCCGCTGGTCGAGCTCGAGGGCCGCATCACGGTCGCCCTCGACGTCGACGCCTTCACCGACAGCGGCCTCGTGATCGAGGCCGTGCCCGAGGATGAGGGGCTGAAGGCGGATGCGCTGGCGCGCGTCGAGGCGGTCCTGGCCGACCGCGCGGCGCTGGCGAGCAACACCTCCTCCATCTCCATCGATCGGCTGGCGGCGAGGCTGACCCGCCCCGAGCGCTTCCTAGGGCTGCACTTCTTCAACCCGGTGCCCGCATCCGCGCTGGTGGAGATCGTGCTGGGCGACGCCTCCGCCCCGGCGCTCGCGAACGACGCGCGTGCCTGGGTGGAGGCGCTCGGCAAGACGCCCGTGACCGTGCACGATGCGCCGGGCTTCGCGAGCTCACGACTCGGTGTCGCGCTGGGCCTGGAGGCGATCCGCATGGTCGAGGAGGGCGTGGCGAGCCCCGGCGACATCGACGCGGCCATGGAGCTCGGCTACAAGCACCCGGCCGGGCCGCTGCGCACCACCGACATCGTGGGGCTCGACGTGCGGCTCGGCATCGCCGAGCAGCTGCACCGCGATCTGGGCGAGCGCTTCGCACCCCCGCAGCTGCTGCGCGACATGGTCGCCGAGGGCCGCCTCGGCAAGAAGGCCGGCCGCGGCTTCTACGACTGGACTGCACCGTGA
- a CDS encoding transglycosylase family protein yields MIKKQTNNGARRSKRYVGGLMAVGIATVAGAVLVPTAANAADGSTWDALAQCESGGNWSINTGNGYYGGLQFSQSTWEAYGGSGNPADASRAEQIRVAENTLAGQGWGAWPSCSAQIGASGSAEPSSTPVDSGSQQAAPAEAAPAEQAAPAEQAAPAQQAAAAPAAPSYELPDVEPSDESVTVESGDTLFEIAEAEGVESGWLGIFAVNQDTLSNPDLIMAGQELILPAE; encoded by the coding sequence GTGATCAAGAAGCAGACCAACAACGGCGCACGCCGATCGAAGCGATACGTCGGCGGCCTCATGGCCGTCGGCATCGCGACCGTCGCAGGAGCCGTGCTCGTGCCCACCGCGGCGAACGCGGCCGACGGATCCACCTGGGACGCCCTCGCGCAGTGCGAGTCGGGCGGCAACTGGTCGATCAACACCGGCAACGGCTACTACGGCGGCCTGCAGTTCTCGCAGTCGACGTGGGAGGCCTACGGCGGCAGCGGCAACCCGGCCGACGCCTCGCGCGCCGAGCAGATCCGCGTCGCGGAGAACACGCTTGCCGGGCAGGGCTGGGGCGCATGGCCCTCGTGCTCGGCGCAGATCGGCGCGAGCGGTTCGGCCGAGCCGAGCAGCACGCCGGTCGACTCGGGTTCGCAGCAGGCGGCGCCGGCCGAGGCCGCGCCCGCTGAGCAGGCGGCTCCGGCCGAGCAGGCAGCACCCGCGCAGCAGGCCGCGGCCGCACCGGCGGCGCCGAGCTACGAGCTGCCCGACGTCGAGCCCTCCGACGAGTCCGTCACGGTCGAGTCGGGCGACACGCTCTTCGAGATCGCCGAGGCCGAGGGCGTCGAGAGCGGCTGGCTCGGCATCTTCGCCGTCAACCAGGACACCCTCTCGAACCCCGACCTGATCATGGCCGGCCAGGAGCTCATCCTCCCCGCGGAGTAG
- a CDS encoding NAD(P)H-binding protein has product MRITIFGASGRTGRLIVRQALDRGHDVTAVVRQPVRFDPARANLRVEVGDLNDPTTLEPSISGADAVVSALGPTGRDRTAAICAPATRSILRTMADTGVMRVVALSAQPVLRGASGEPWWFRASVLPLVRVVYRNVYADLGEMEQTLARSDRDWTVLRPPALTDGPGLGSYRMREAANVRSMRMARGDLARAALDVIDDVDTRRRAFGVG; this is encoded by the coding sequence GTGAGGATCACGATCTTCGGCGCATCCGGAAGAACCGGTCGCCTCATCGTGCGCCAGGCGCTCGACCGCGGTCACGACGTGACCGCCGTCGTTCGCCAGCCGGTCCGATTCGATCCCGCGCGCGCGAACCTTCGTGTCGAGGTCGGCGACCTCAACGACCCGACGACGCTCGAGCCTTCCATCTCCGGGGCAGACGCCGTGGTGTCGGCGCTCGGCCCGACCGGCCGCGACCGGACCGCCGCGATCTGCGCGCCCGCGACGCGCAGCATCCTCCGGACGATGGCCGACACCGGCGTGATGCGCGTGGTGGCCCTGAGCGCGCAGCCAGTGCTGCGCGGGGCGTCCGGCGAACCGTGGTGGTTCCGCGCGAGCGTGCTGCCGCTCGTTCGAGTCGTGTACCGCAACGTCTACGCCGACCTCGGCGAGATGGAGCAGACGCTGGCCCGCAGCGACCGCGACTGGACCGTGCTCCGGCCGCCCGCGCTCACCGACGGCCCCGGACTCGGCTCGTACCGGATGCGCGAGGCGGCGAACGTGCGGAGCATGCGCATGGCCCGCGGGGATCTCGCGCGAGCAGCGCTGGACGTCATCGATGACGTCGACACCCGGCGCCGCGCGTTCGGCGTCGGCTAG
- a CDS encoding helix-turn-helix transcriptional regulator, with the protein MPNRAARAGADASTVGELLRAARSRRRLSQLDLASTADVSTRHLSYLETGRAQPSREMLARLAEVLELTLRERNRMLIAAGYAPAYRETPLSEPSMSAIREAVDVMLTAHEPFPAVAIDRSWNIVAANRGMRVLMSDSPPALSSPVPNVFRLVLHPDGLLPSLTNADQVRAAMLDQLRRQLEATDDEELRRIYEEVEAYPAPARGMQESEHLPESPIQVPLRIRTPHGDLTLFSTMTTFGTPADVTVAELALEFFYPLDASSDRILRGLADAAPAGDDIVPDPADARTTSRK; encoded by the coding sequence ATGCCGAATCGAGCAGCACGTGCAGGGGCGGATGCGTCTACCGTCGGCGAGCTCCTGCGTGCGGCGCGCTCCCGTCGCCGCCTGAGCCAGCTCGACCTCGCGAGCACTGCCGACGTCTCGACCCGGCATCTGTCCTATCTCGAGACCGGCCGCGCGCAGCCGAGTCGCGAGATGCTCGCGCGGCTCGCCGAGGTGCTCGAGCTGACGCTGCGTGAGCGGAATCGGATGCTGATCGCCGCCGGCTACGCGCCGGCCTACCGCGAGACGCCGTTGTCCGAGCCGAGCATGTCTGCCATTCGGGAGGCCGTGGACGTCATGCTCACGGCCCACGAGCCGTTTCCCGCCGTCGCGATCGACCGTTCGTGGAACATCGTCGCCGCCAACCGGGGCATGCGGGTGCTGATGTCGGACAGCCCGCCTGCGCTGAGCTCGCCCGTGCCGAACGTGTTCCGTCTCGTGCTCCACCCCGACGGGCTGCTCCCATCGCTGACGAACGCCGACCAGGTGCGAGCTGCCATGCTCGACCAGCTTCGACGCCAGCTCGAGGCCACCGACGACGAGGAGCTGCGGCGCATCTACGAAGAGGTCGAGGCATACCCTGCGCCGGCACGGGGCATGCAGGAATCCGAGCATCTGCCCGAGAGCCCGATCCAGGTGCCGCTCCGGATCCGCACGCCGCACGGAGATCTGACCCTGTTCAGCACGATGACGACCTTCGGAACTCCCGCCGACGTGACCGTCGCCGAGCTCGCGCTCGAGTTCTTCTACCCGCTCGACGCATCCAGCGACCGGATCCTTCGGGGGCTCGCCGACGCTGCACCTGCGGGCGACGACATCGTGCCCGACCCTGCGGACGCGCGGACTACGAGCAGGAAGTAG
- a CDS encoding TetR/AcrR family transcriptional regulator has product MTTTEPVASAARRGRPGYDRDSMLEVVVEAFNERGYDATSLGVLAERLGLSKSAIYHHFASKEQMLEVALAQALDALEAVFDAPEATSGPVVDRIRFVIRGAVLVLCERKPYVTLLLRLRGNTPIELEAMRRRRAIDRKLRGLFEASRDEGTLRPDMEPRIAERLTFGMVNSIVEWYRPDGPISPEQLADSVLQLVRTGLREPSSL; this is encoded by the coding sequence ATGACCACCACCGAGCCCGTCGCTTCGGCCGCCCGCCGCGGCCGCCCCGGCTACGACCGCGATTCCATGCTCGAGGTGGTCGTCGAGGCGTTCAACGAGCGCGGCTACGACGCCACCTCGCTCGGCGTCCTGGCCGAGCGGCTGGGGCTGTCGAAGTCTGCGATCTACCACCACTTCGCCTCCAAGGAACAGATGCTCGAGGTCGCGCTCGCGCAGGCGCTCGACGCTCTCGAAGCCGTGTTCGACGCGCCCGAGGCGACGTCCGGACCGGTCGTCGACCGCATCCGCTTCGTGATCCGCGGCGCCGTGCTCGTGCTCTGCGAGCGCAAGCCCTACGTGACGCTGCTGCTGCGGCTGCGCGGCAACACACCGATCGAGCTCGAGGCGATGCGGCGGCGGCGCGCGATCGACCGCAAGCTGCGCGGGCTCTTCGAGGCGTCGCGCGACGAGGGCACGCTGCGACCCGACATGGAGCCGCGCATCGCCGAGCGGCTGACCTTCGGCATGGTCAACTCGATCGTCGAGTGGTACCGGCCGGATGGGCCCATCTCGCCCGAGCAGCTGGCCGATTCGGTGCTGCAGCTCGTGCGCACCGGCCTGCGCGAGCCGTCCTCGCTGTAG
- the paaZ gene encoding phenylacetic acid degradation bifunctional protein PaaZ, which yields MTRLLPSYIQDSWWEPTDATDATVVRDASTGDEVVRVSATGLDTAAALDHARIVGQHSLAPLTFHERAILLKQFALALTERKQELYGLSFQAGATANDAWVDIDGGIGVLFTYSSKGRREMPQSTIYLDGAVEVLSKDGSFLARHICTTLPGVAVQINAFNFPVWGSLEKLAPAFLAGMPTLIKPATPTGFVAEHMVRILAESGLLPAGAIQIVNGSARDLMDHLRLGDTVGFTGSASTADSLRRHDAVQARGVRFTAETDSINASVLGPDATEGTPEFDAFVRGLVTEMTSKAGQKCTAIRRAIVPTGMTDAVATAVRERIAAKVVVGDPRGEGVTMGPLASTEQRDEVLQQVMKLREGGGQIVVGGDAGEVRLADGSMGLAEDGAFLAPTLLAFKDPEADALHTIEAFGPVSSLVEYGSPEQAAELVARGGGSLVTSVASHDAAFVAELTRRIAPHNGRILLLDRDDARASTGHGSPLPMLVHGGPGRAGGGEELGGIRSVLHHMQRTAVQGSPAMLTAVTGVWHTGAPASTEPPHPFRKSLAELQIGDRVVSERREITLDDIEHFAEFTGDTFYAHMDQAAAEANPFFPGRVAHGYLLLSFAAGLFVEPAPGPVLANTGLDNLRFMTPVSPGDSLRVTLTAKQITPRETDEYGEVRWDAVLTNQRDETVAQYDLLTYVAKTQAA from the coding sequence ATGACCCGACTGCTGCCCAGCTACATCCAGGACTCCTGGTGGGAGCCCACCGACGCGACCGACGCGACCGTCGTACGCGACGCATCCACGGGTGATGAGGTCGTGCGCGTCAGCGCCACCGGTCTCGACACCGCCGCCGCGCTCGACCACGCCCGCATCGTCGGCCAGCACAGCCTGGCGCCCCTCACCTTCCACGAGCGCGCGATCCTGCTGAAGCAGTTCGCGCTCGCGCTCACCGAGCGCAAGCAGGAGCTCTACGGCCTCAGCTTCCAGGCCGGCGCCACCGCGAACGACGCCTGGGTCGACATCGACGGCGGCATCGGCGTGCTCTTCACCTACTCGTCGAAGGGCCGGCGCGAGATGCCCCAGTCGACGATCTACCTCGACGGCGCGGTCGAAGTCCTGTCAAAGGACGGCTCCTTCCTCGCCCGCCACATCTGCACGACCCTGCCGGGCGTCGCGGTGCAGATCAACGCCTTCAACTTCCCGGTCTGGGGCTCGCTCGAGAAGCTCGCGCCGGCGTTCCTCGCCGGCATGCCCACGCTCATCAAGCCCGCGACACCCACCGGCTTCGTCGCCGAGCACATGGTGCGCATCCTCGCCGAGTCCGGCCTGCTGCCCGCTGGCGCGATCCAGATCGTCAACGGCTCCGCCCGCGACCTGATGGACCACCTGCGGCTCGGCGACACGGTCGGCTTCACCGGCAGCGCCTCCACCGCCGACTCGCTGCGCCGCCACGACGCGGTGCAGGCCCGCGGCGTGCGCTTCACCGCCGAGACCGACTCGATCAACGCTTCCGTGCTCGGCCCCGACGCGACCGAAGGCACCCCCGAGTTCGACGCCTTCGTGCGCGGCCTCGTCACCGAGATGACCTCGAAGGCCGGCCAGAAGTGCACCGCGATCCGGCGCGCGATCGTGCCGACGGGCATGACGGATGCGGTGGCAACGGCCGTGCGCGAGCGCATCGCCGCGAAGGTGGTCGTCGGCGACCCGCGGGGCGAGGGCGTCACGATGGGGCCGCTCGCCTCCACCGAGCAGCGCGACGAGGTGCTGCAGCAGGTCATGAAGCTGCGCGAGGGCGGCGGGCAGATCGTGGTCGGCGGCGACGCCGGCGAGGTGCGGCTGGCCGACGGCTCGATGGGGCTGGCAGAGGACGGTGCCTTCCTGGCGCCGACGCTGCTGGCGTTCAAGGATCCAGAGGCGGATGCGCTGCACACGATCGAGGCGTTCGGCCCGGTCTCGTCGCTGGTCGAGTACGGCTCGCCCGAGCAGGCCGCCGAGCTCGTCGCTCGTGGCGGCGGATCCCTCGTCACCTCGGTCGCCTCGCACGACGCGGCCTTCGTGGCAGAGCTCACGCGCCGCATCGCGCCGCACAACGGCCGCATCCTGCTGCTCGACCGCGACGACGCGCGCGCCTCCACCGGTCACGGCTCGCCGCTGCCGATGCTCGTGCACGGCGGCCCCGGTCGCGCCGGGGGCGGCGAGGAGCTGGGCGGCATCCGCTCGGTGCTGCACCACATGCAGCGCACGGCCGTGCAGGGATCGCCCGCGATGCTGACGGCGGTCACCGGGGTGTGGCACACCGGGGCTCCGGCGTCGACCGAGCCCCCGCATCCGTTCCGGAAGTCCTTGGCCGAGCTGCAGATCGGTGATCGGGTGGTCTCGGAGCGGCGCGAGATCACCCTCGACGACATCGAGCACTTCGCCGAGTTCACCGGCGACACCTTCTATGCCCACATGGATCAGGCGGCGGCCGAGGCGAACCCGTTCTTCCCGGGGCGCGTCGCGCACGGCTACCTGCTGCTGTCGTTCGCGGCGGGGCTGTTCGTCGAGCCGGCGCCGGGCCCCGTGCTGGCGAACACCGGCCTCGACAACCTGCGCTTCATGACGCCGGTCTCCCCCGGCGACAGCCTGCGGGTCACGCTCACGGCCAAGCAGATCACGCCGCGCGAGACCGACGAGTACGGCGAGGTGCGGTGGGATGCGGTGCTCACGAACCAGCGCGACGAGACGGTCGCGCAGTACGACCTGCTGACCTACGTCGCGAAGACGCAGGCGGCCTGA